A genomic stretch from Arachis stenosperma cultivar V10309 chromosome 3, arast.V10309.gnm1.PFL2, whole genome shotgun sequence includes:
- the LOC130967625 gene encoding zeatin O-glucosyltransferase-like, translated as MASTGKTYDNNNVHNQNQVVVVMIPFPAQGHLNQLLHLSRLIISHNIPVHYVGTKSHNRQATLRVQGWEPTSISKLHFHDFEVPPFPSPPPNPNQQSMFPSHIIPSFYASSNLREPVASLLRSLSCLHERVVVIHDSLMSSVAQDASDIPNAENYTFQSVSAFCFALYLVLDLMQNNNPNIESFGVHITEAASLEGCFPEEIMDFITEQVKFFALSNGFIHNTSRAIEGPYMEMIEQFPGINKNIKHFALGPFNPLCPSKKSCKEKDIIIEWLDKQEPNSVIYISFGTTTSLTEQQIKEIATGLEQSKKKFIWVLRDADKGDIFDGQVRRYILPDGFEERIEGMGLVIRDWAPQLEILRHNSTGGFMSHCGWNSSMESITMGVPIAAWPMHSDQPRNMVLITQVLKIGLVVKDWAKRDELVTASEVENAVRTLMASKEGDEMRKTALKLRDAVLESMDEGGVSRREMDSFIAHISR; from the coding sequence ATGGCTTCCACTGGCAAAACCTATGACAATAATAATGTTCATAATCAAAACCAAGTTGTTGTTGTGATGATACCTTTCCCAGCACAAGGCCACCTCAACCAGCTTCTCCATCTCTCACGCCTAATCATATCACACAACATACCCGTCCACTACGTTGGAACAAAATCACACAACCGCCAAGCCACACTTCGTGTTCAAGGTTGGGAACCAACCTCCATTTCCAAACTCCATTTCCATGACTTTGAAGTCCCTCCttttccttctcctcctccaaACCCTAACCAACAAAGCATGTTCCCATCTCACATAATTCCTTCCTTTTACGCTTCCTCAAATCTTCGTGAGCCTGTGGCATCACTTCTTCGATCCCTTTCGTGTCTGCACGAAAGGGTGGTAGTGATCCACGACTCGCTAATGTCGTCTGTGGCACAAGATGCCTCGGACATACCAAACGCAGAGAACTACACTTTTCAGAGTGTCTCTGCGTTTTGCTTTGCATTGTACCTTGTGCTGGATCTCATGCAAAACAATAATCCGAATATTGAAAGTTTTGGTGTTCATATTACCGAAGCTGCTTCTTTAGAAGGATGCTTCCCGGAAGAAATAATGGACTTCATTACAGAACAAGTCAAATTCTTTGCATTGAGTAATGGGTTCATCCACAACACAAGCAGAGCCATTGAAGGTCCTTATATGGAGATGATAGAACAGTTCCCTGGcatcaacaaaaatattaaGCATTTTGCTCTGGGGCCATTCAACCCTTTATGCCCCAGCAAGAAAAGTTGCAAGGAAAAGGACATCATAATTGAGTGGCTTGATAAGCAAGAACCAAATTCAGTTATATACATCTCTTTTGGGACAACAACATCATTGACGGAGCAACAAATCAAAGAGATTGCAACTGGGTTGGAACAGAGCAAGAAGAAGTTCATATGGGTGCTGAGAGATGCAGACAAAGGGGACATTTTCGACGGCCAAGTCAGGAGATACATTCTCCCTGACGGATTTGAAGAGAGAATTGAAGGGATGGGGTTGGTTATAAGAGATTGGGCTCCACAATTGGAGATTCTAAGGCACAATTCAACTGGAGGATTTATGAGTCACTGTGGATGGAACTCTTCCATGGAGAGCATAACAATGGGGGTGCCAATTGCGGCATGGCCTATGCACTCTGACCAACCAAGGAACATGGTTTTGATAACCCAAGTGTTGAAGATTGGTTTGGTTGTTAAGGATTGGGCCAAAAGGGATGAGTTGGTTACTGCTTCCGAGGTTGAGAATGCTGTGAGAACTTTGATGGCATCAAAGGAAGGTGATGAGATGAGAAAGACGGCATTGAAGCTGAGAGATGCCGTTCTTGAATCCATGGATGAAGGTGGGGTTTCAAGACGGGAAATggattccttcattgctcataTCTCCAGATAA